From one Cucurbita pepo subsp. pepo cultivar mu-cu-16 chromosome LG17, ASM280686v2, whole genome shotgun sequence genomic stretch:
- the LOC111778929 gene encoding chaperonin CPN60-2, mitochondrial: MHRFASGLASKARLARKGANQIASRSSWSRNYAAKDVKFGVEARGLMLKGVEDLADAVKVTMGPKGRNVVIEQSYGAPKVTKDGVTVAKSIEFKDKVKNVGASLVKQVANATNDVAGDGTTCATILTRAIFTEGCKSVAAGMNAMDLRRGISMAVDSVVTNLKSRARMISTSEEIAQVGTISANGEREIGELIAKAMEKVGKEGVITISDGKTLFNELEVVEGMKLDRGYISPYFITNQKNQKCELDDPLILIHEKKISSINSVVKVLELALKRQRPLLIVSEDVESDALATLILNKLRAGIKVCAIKAPGFGENRKAGLHDLAVLTGGQLITEELGMNLEKVDLDMLGSCKKITISKDDTVILDGAGDKKSIEERCEQIRSAIELSTSDYDKEKLQERLAKLSGGVAVLKIGGASEAEVGEKKDRVTDALNATKAAVEEGIVPGGGVALLYASKELDKLSTANFDQKIGVQIIQNALKTPVHTIASNAGVEGAVVVGKLLEQDNPDLGYDAAKGEYVDMIKAGIIDPLKVIRTALVDAASVSSLMTTTEAIVVELPKDEKEVPAMGGGMGGMDY; encoded by the exons ATGCACCGCTTCGCTTCAGGCCTCGCTTCGAAAGCTCG CCTTGCTAGGAAGGGTGCCAATCAG ATTGCTAGTAGGTCGAGCTGGAGCAGAAACTATGCCGCTAAAGACGTTAAATTTGGGGTGGAGGCTCGAGGACTTATGCTTAAGGGTGTTGAGGATCTTGCTGATGCCGTTAAAGTCACAATGGGTCCTAAG GGGCGCAATGTTGTGATTGAACAGAGTTATGGGGCTCCCAAGGTTACAAAAGATGGTGTGACTGTTGCAAAGAGTATCGAGTTTAAAGATAAGGTTAAAAATGTTGGTGCCAGTCTTGTGAAGCAGGTTGCTAATGCAACAAATGATGTAGCTGGTGATG GGACCACTTGTGCTACTATTCTTACGAGAGCAATATTTACGGAGGGCTGCAAGTCCGTTGCTGCTGGAATGAATGCCATGGATCTAAGACGTGGTATTTCAATGGCAGTCGATTCTGTTGTGACAAACTTGAAGAGTAGAGCACGAATGATAAGCACATCAGAAGAGATAGCCCAG GTCGGAACAATATCTGCCAACGGAGAAAGAGAAATTGGTGAGTTGATTGCCAAGGCCATGGAGAAAGTTGGCAAGGAGGGCGTGATCACCATCTCG GATGGGAAGACATTGTTTAATGAGTTGGAAGTTGTTGAAGGGATGAAGTTAGATAGGGGATACATTTCTCCTTACTTCATTACTAaccaaaagaaccaaaaatgT GAGTTGGATGATCCTCTTATTCTAAtccatgaaaagaaaatctctAGCATTAACTCTGTGGTGAAAGTTTTAGAGTTGGCTCTGAAG aGGCAAAGGCCCCTTCTTATCGTTTCTGAAGATGTCGAAAGTGATGCACTAGCCACTCTTATCTTGAATAAGCTCCGTGCTGGAATTAAG GTCTGTGCCATTAAAGCACCAGGTTTTGGTGAAAATAGGAAGGCTGGACTGCACGACCTTGCAGTTCTCACGGGTGGTCAG CTCATTACTGAAGAGCTTGGCATGAATCTTGAAAAAGTTGATCTGGATATGCTTGGCTCTTGCAAGAAG ATCACAATTTCAAAGGACGATACAGTAATTCTAGATGGCGCTGGTGACAAGAAGTCTATCGAGGAAAGATGTGAACAG ATAAGGTCAGCTATTGAACTGAGCACTTCTGATTATGACAAGGAGAAGTTACAGGAAAGATTAGCGAAGCTCTCTGGTGGTGTAGCTGTATTGAAG ATTGGAGGAGCAAGTGAGGCAGAAGTAGGTGAGAAGAAGGATAGAGTCACTGATGCCTTGAATGCCACAAAAGCAGCTGTTGAAGAAGGAATTGTACCAG GTGGTGGTGTTGCTCTTTTGTATGCATCGAAAGAACTAGATAAACTTTCAACGGCTAACTTCGATCAGAAAATTGGTGTTCAAATTATTCAGAATGCTCTAAAG aCACCCGTACACACAATTGCATCGAATGCGGGAGTTGAGGGGGCTGTCGTGGTTGGGAAGCTGTTGGAGCAGGACAACCCTGATCTTGGTTACGATGCTGCAAAAG GTGAATATGTGGATATGATCAAAGCTGGCATCATTGATCCTCTTAAAGTAATTAGAACTGCACTAGTCGATGCCGCTAG CGTTTCCTCTTTGATGACAACTACGGAAGCCATTGTAGTCGAACTCCCCAAGGATGAAAAGGAAGTTCCAGCAATGGGTGGCGGCATGGGAGGAATGGATTACTAA
- the LOC111778902 gene encoding NADH dehydrogenase [ubiquinone] 1 alpha subcomplex subunit 13-B-like, giving the protein MTEAAIRKKPGMASVKDMPILQDGPPPGGFAPVRYARRIPTKGPSAMAIFLTAFGAFSWGMYQVGKGNKIRRALKEEKYSARRAILPVLQAEEDERFVKEWKSYLEYEAEVMKDVPGWKVGENVYNSGKWMPPATGELRPEVW; this is encoded by the exons ATGACGGAGGCCGCGATTCGGAAGAAGCCTGGAATGGCCAGCGTCAAGGACATGCCGATCCTCCAAGACGGGCCACCGCCGGGTGGATTCGCACCCGTTCGTTACGCTCGCCGGATTCCCACCAAAGGCCCTAGCGCCATGGCGATTTTCCTTACTGCTTTTGGTGCATTCTCTTGGGGGATGTATCAGGTCGGCAAAGGCAACAAGATCCGAAG AGCactgaaagaagaaaaatattcaGCCCGGCGTGCAATATTGCCTGTACTTCAAGCTGAGGAAGATGAAAG ATTCGTGAAAGAGTGGAAGAGTTACCTCGAATATGAGGCTGAAGTTATGAAGGACGTGCCTGGTTGGAAAGTGGGTGAAAATGTTTACAACTCAGGAAAATGGATGCCTCCAGCAACCGGTGAGTTACGGCCCGAAGTCTGGTGA